A genomic segment from Nitrospira sp. encodes:
- a CDS encoding DUF2231 domain-containing protein: MHPIHPMLVHFPIALLSAAVFFDLLGGKWRSEECRIASLYTLVLGLAGALAAVISGHMAEEAVEPSGVPESVLELHEGLGFATFWIFLGLLGWRVIMGLGFVRERRAVSVGLGLVGIVVLLAASYYGGSLVYDYGAGVAGYPAKAP; the protein is encoded by the coding sequence TGGTGCACTTTCCGATCGCGCTCTTATCAGCTGCGGTCTTTTTCGATCTGCTGGGAGGGAAGTGGCGTTCTGAAGAGTGCCGAATCGCCAGCCTCTATACACTGGTGTTGGGACTTGCAGGCGCGCTCGCGGCCGTAATCTCCGGTCATATGGCTGAAGAAGCCGTTGAGCCCAGCGGCGTTCCAGAGTCGGTGCTTGAGCTGCATGAGGGGTTGGGTTTTGCGACGTTCTGGATTTTCCTCGGGCTGCTGGGATGGCGAGTTATCATGGGGCTCGGGTTCGTGAGGGAGCGGCGCGCAGTTTCGGTGGGACTTGGCCTTGTAGGAATTGTCGTGCTCTTAGCGGCCAGTTACTACGGCGGGAGTCTGGTCTACGACTATGGCGCCGGCGTGGCGGGGTATCCCGCGAAAGCTCCTTGA